The DNA sequence TTACCGAGTAGTCACCGCCTTGGGTCAGGTTGCTGAAGCTGTAGGTGCCCGTCGTATTTGTAGTCATCGTAGCGGTCATGCCGCCGTTGATACTCACCTCGACCCCTTCGACTGCTTCGTTGGATTCCGTCATGATTACACCAGCGATGGTGCCATCACCAGGATCACCACAGTCAACGTGCTGCTGTACCAATACATACGTCTCACAGTAATCGTAGTTACCTTCTTCGTCGAAAGCGTAGACGTATACTACTGTCGTAGCTTCGTCATCCTGCGTCAATACCAATCCAGTATCATCTGGGCTTGGTACGAAGTTTGGATCAGCTTCTACATCTGCTGCACGGTAGATAGCGTACTTCGTCACGCGAGGTAGACCACCGAACAGTTCTGGTCCCTGACCAGTACAGTCACTGATTGGTGAACCTTCGAAGTCAGAAGCCCAGATTGCCATGGCACAACCACCTTCTTCTTGTGGCATCAAGGTTACGGTCAAGCCGTTGATACATACTGGTGCTGGTCCTTTACAGTCGATCACATCGAACACGATGGTCTCGCTGGTCTGGTTACCACAACCGTCCTCAAACAATACGCGTACTGCGTGGTAGATGTTATCACCCATTGCAGAAGTAATGATTGGGAAAGTACCTGCGAATACGTAAGTACCGTCACCGTTGTCGGTGATGTTACCCAATACGTTCAAGTCTGCTACGAATTCGTTCGACTTGATGTCGCCGTCGCCGTTAGCGTCTACTGCAAATGCGTCTAGCTGTGCAGATACCAGGCTTACTACCAAGTTTCCGTCACCGTCAAACAATTCACACTCGTCAGCTACGCTGAATGGAATGCTTACTGCTTCTTCACAGTTGCCGTCGTCATCACCAAACTGACCAGCCAATAGGTCAGGACAGTTAGCCGTAGGACCTCCGTACTCACCAACAGTTACTACTGGTGCGGTTGAGTCATATACTTTCACGAATTGCGTGTAGATGTAACGACCGAAGTTACGACGACCAAACTGGTCAGCAGGAATACAGCCGATGCCGTTACCTGGGATGTTGTCGTATACGGTGTTAGGAATATCAGAATCTCCGTCACGGTCATTGTGGCGGCGATCGATCACTACGCTGTACTGGATACCGGGTTGAGGATCAACTTCGTTATCACAGTTGTTGTCTACTGGTCCGAAGCCACTCACCACCCGTACTACTGGGCGCTCGTTGCCTTCTACCGCACGGTCTACAGGAAGTGCCTCACCGTCGTCTTCGGTCATGCGAGGAAGAACAAGTCCTTCGTACTCACCATCCCAAACACACCAGTTGATCACATCGTAAGTGATCGAGAACTTGTAGCATTCATCACCCGTAGCAGAGAAGATCACTGGCTCACCAATGTTTACGCTCAATACATCACAACCTACAGTGGTCGTAATGATCGTCGGTACATCAGGATCGCCACAATCAGCATCAGCATCTTCTGGGAAGTCGATCGTGAAGTCGTGTACTTCCGTGATCGTGATCAGCTGGCTACAGCTGTTCGTTGAACGGAATACTTCGTTGATGTCAATAGCTCCGTTGCCGTTAGCATCGCCCTCTGGGCGCAACTGCCAAGCTTCGAAACGGCGGGTGATAGTTCCCCAACCACAATCGTTAACCTGGATGTTTGGCGTACGCTCTACGATGGTGTCAACAGCACAGTTGTCTGTACCCGTTGCTCCTCCGAAGATAGAGCTCATCATGATAGAAGTAGCAGCAAAGTCTTCGTCGTAAGCCGTAGCAATATCACCAGGGAAAGCCAATGGCAAGTTAGAACAAGTCAATGTTACTGGTGCTGGTGCATAACAGAATGGGTTCAATTTATCTTCTGGAGTGATCACCATCCAACAGATGTTCTCGTTTCCTGACTCGTCAGTTACACGTAGTTCGATCGTGATTTCGTTGTCGATATCACAGCAGTAGAAGTCTACAAAGTCGCCCCATGGGCTCCAACGGTTAGCACTTGCATCACAAGTGTTGTTGCGCCAGTAGTTACGACGTACTTCCAAAGTTACTGCTCCACAGTTGTCGTTAGAACCTTCGTCAACGTCAGAAGCGAAGATGCGTGCGATACCCAGGATACCTTGAGCGGAGTCACCACCGCCAATAGATACGTTCAATTCGTCGTCACATGATGCACTTGGCTCGATCTCGTCCGTTACGATCAAGTCGTACTCTTCACAAGTTTCGTTGCCACAGTCATCTTCGGCACAGATGATCAGGATGTGCTCACCAATTGGTGCTGATACTACATCTCCGTCACACAAGTCACCACCAGCGAAGAATGATTCGCCGAAAGCAAGTACCGTGTAAGTCGTGCCAGCTACGCTTGAACAACCATTACCGTCGGTAAGGGTAGGACATGGAATCGCTACGTTCGCCAAACAGCTGAATGGTGAAGTAGATACGTTGATTACTGCTGGAATACCAGTGATTACTGGGCCAGTAGCATCAAATACTTTGATCAACTGCTGAAGCGTACCAGAACCGCCTGGGTTACACCAGTCGATGATGTTCCACTCACGACGAAGCTTGTAAGTACCTTCACAAACAGTGATACGTGGCTCATCAGAGTAAGAAGCTCCGATGTTACAGTAAATCTGATCAAGGTCGTAGAAACCAAATGCCGTACGCAACCATGGGTAGCCAGATGCTGATGGGTGAGGGTTGCCATTCGCATCAACAGCGAAGTTCTCGTCACACTCCAAAGGAGCTACAAATGGTGGGAATACCAAGTCGCCAATCGTTGGCTTACGGAAAGTAATCGTCTGCGTACATGCTGCCGTGCGTGGAGCACCTACACATACACCATCGTAACGGTCTGAGACCGTGAACGTACGTGAAAGCGTTACATCACCACAATCACCTGCAGCACTTACTGCATCAGAAAGGGTAACTTTTACTGGACCACAGTTGTCGCCAACTACAGGGAAACCAGTCAGGTTTACTTTTGCAATGAAAGCATTCAAAGCAGCAGTGCTACCTCCAAAGAAGGTGTTACGCGTAGCCGTGAAGTTCAAGGTACCATCTGCACTTGCAATCCATGACTGAGGCGTCTGGAAGCGGATGAAGTTGATATCGTCACATACCAAATCACGGGTATCGGTAATATTTACTGGGGTAAATTCTGGACCAGAAACACCCGTGTTGTTATCAGAATAGATGCTTACCGTCCAGTTACCAAACTGCGTCGTCAACCAGTTGGTCAATACCAAGGTATAGGTCGTGTTAGGCAACAAAGGCAGGCTCAAACGTAGCGCTGGATCGAATGGGTTACCTCCAGGTACGAAAGCATCGTCAGAAGAACCGATGAGGTTCTCACAGGGTGCTGTAGGATCGAAACCGCCCTGGAACAGGAACATGCTTCCATCACCCCACGCAGTCTCCATCAAGATCGTGTATACGTCAACAGGAATAGCAAAGTCTGGCGTAGTGAAAGTTACTACGTCATAGTTGTGCACACCGTCAGCCAGGAAGCCCTGGTTCAAACAGCTGTAGTTGTTGAAGTTCAAGGTTGCATCGCCAGCATTGAGGTTACCGCTTGCTTGGTGAGCAGCGTAGTCCTGCGTTACGGTGCTTGTGTTCGCTGGGCAAGTAACTACTGGATTGGTTTTGTCTTCGGCGAAGATGTTGCCCCAGCAGGTGTAAACCAGTTCGCCTTCTACATAAATTTCTACCATGTACGTGTGCTCACCACAACCAGTGATCACATTAGAGTTACCGCCATCTACCGTCACAATCACTTCATCGGCACAGGCATAATTTCCAGTGATTACCATTGGTGCTACAATGGTAGCTGTGCATTGAGCTCCCAGGGTTACGTTGACATCAGCAATACAGCCTACTTCAATAGGATCGTCACAATCACAGGGAATGATAAAGCTATCCGGATTATTGTCTTCGTAAATATCTTCACTAGGAGCATTATCAATGCTCATGGACATTTGGTTATTGAAGTTCGCACCCAGATTGTTGAAGATAGCTTGCTGGATCGCGCTGTCATTGATCAAGACCTGAATATTTCCTCCATTACAACCTTCTGGCAGTTCAAAGGAAAAAAGAGGAATCGGTGTACCATTGACTACATTGTTCAGTATCGGTGAATTCTGTAGCACTACCTGGTAAACGTCGTTTCCTTGCAGGTCGGCTTCATCAAATCCCAGCATATCGTAAGTCGCAGGATCCACCAGCTGTGCTCCCCACAGTCCGGTAATATCCACAAATGAGCCCACCGCAGGGGCTGGACTTATCGAAGGATTGGTCACCGTACCTTCCGGTAAAAGAAATGTAAAGACTGCCGTAGAGATCGTCACGTCAGTAGAGGAAAAATCAGGGTAAGCCAAAGCGGTGATCACCTGTGGTTCTCCCGCACTTTGTTGAAACCCGTAGGTGATTCCTTGCCCATGTATCGAGCCGGTAAAAACCAAGCTCAACAGGAGCAGTAAAAAAAGTAATGGTCGTTTCATTTTCGTCTTTTTATACATGAGATTAAATTATCAATTATCGATTTTTACCAGTTTCGCTTTGAGTAGTAAGTCTTCAGCTTTACTGGTCAGGAGGTAACTCCCCGCAGGAAGTTGTGATAGATCTAGCTCCAGGGTGTTTATTCCGGGAATAAAATGAGTCTTTTGCCGAAGTACCTCGCGTTGTCTTACATCATAGAGAATGAGTTCTCCCTCAGCACTAATATTAGACGTAATTACTACGGTCGTAGAAGTTGTTGCAGGGTTTGGCTGTACCCTGAGCTTAGGTGCTATCGCTTGGTATTCGTTCGTCGACACAAGCAGCAAGGGACAAGCTATTTGAGCACTGAAAGGATCTTTTTCGTCGTAAATATCTACCGCCGGTTCATCCGCAATGCTTACAGACATTTGATTGTTAAAATTAGCGCCCAGGTTTTGCAGCACTACCCCTCTGATCAAACCATCGTTGGTCAGCACCTCAATATTTCCCTCGTAGCAGTCGTCAACCAGGGTAAAGGAAAACAGAGGAATTCCTTCCCCCTCAACGATGTTATTGAACTCCGGAGAGCTTCTTAATACGACCTGGTAAACATCATTACCTTGTAAGGCTTGCCCGTTCAGCCCAACGCTGTTAAACACCTGCGGAGTGAGCTTTTGAGCTGACCAGCTGCCATTATGATCCACAAAAGCTCCAGCAGCAGGAACCACCTCGATGGAAGGGGTAATCGCTACTTCAGACGGTATTGAAAAGGAAAAAACTGCCGTCACCATGGTCACATTGTCCGAGGAAAAATTCGGGATAGCTACCGCCGTGATACGCAATGGGTTTTCCGTATCCTGTACAAAACCATAACGAATCGACTGTGCGAAAAGCCCCGTAACCAGTCCTTGAGAAAGGCACAGCAACAAAAACAAAAGATATTTTTGCTTTAAGTATTTCATGTCATTTATCATAAAATGGGGAACCCGACTAAAGTCAGCTTCCCCTTATTAGTAAATCAAATTATTGTGGTAATTGCTCAGGTATTACGAAAGTCTGCAGTCGAATAAAGTTGCGGGGATGACCATCAACATTATTGAAAATCGGATCTACATCATTGTTCTGCCCAGCGAAAATCGTCTCACCACTCAGGTTAACATCGCCAAGATTGTAGCCTGGCAAAATGAAAGTTTGAAGGCGCAAGAAGTTAGCAGTGGCCTGATCAATCTCGTTGAAAATCGGATCTTTATCGTTGGCCTGACCAGCATAAATAACCGAGCGATTGGCATTGGTGTTGCCCGCCCATAAGGCGTACTGACCATTGACCGTAATCTGCTCCAAGCCATCAAATGCAGGGGTGTTTTCCCACAATTCAGTAGCGAGGTTAACAAAATCAACTACCGTTGCCGTGGGCGACATTGCAATCGGATCAGCACTCATCGTTCCCAGGTGGTTGCGGTGCCGTACCGCTACGTAGTAGCTGCCCAGAGAAGATTGGGTGAAACACAGCGGGCTAACGCCGTCTACCTCCACAATATCTCCATCCCGCTGCACTAACCCGGAGCGAGTATCAACTACTTCCGTAGGATCTACTGCGCTTCTGAGCTCAACAAAAACCCAATCAACAATTGAATTAGCGCCGTAATCAGCAAATACTACCCCAGGGTTACTAATCGTTTCTCCGCCACCATTCACATGGGTGAAACCAAGCGCAGTGTAAGGCTCCGTAGTAGGAATCACACCGTCCTGTCTCAAATCATCACGCATCAGGTTGTCAGGAGAACCAAGAAGAGCACCTTGTAACATTACGCGTGGCAATAGCTTAACCAATGGTTCTGGTATCAAGATCGTCACCGTCGGGTCGTCCTCGAAGTTATCGTTGTCATCAGACAAATCTGTTACTGGATCACCGTTGGGGTCGGTACCCGTAGCCAAAGCCTGGTTCGTAACACCACCGGCATCTATATCCGCTTGAGTAATCACGTAGCTCGCGGTGAACGTCGTGTTGTCACTCGCACCTACCGCCAAGGTTGCCAGTGGGCCACCCATGACTGTGACCAGTGGGTCAGTGACCGTGACGTTGGTCAGGGTTACGTTGCCCGTATTCGTCACCGTGAACGCGTAGGTGATCGTCTCCCCTACTTGCGCAAAACCATCACCACTCTCATCCTGGAACGTGCCGCTCTTGATGATTGCAATCGCTGGGTTGATCGGCAGCGGCGTCACCGTTGGATCGTCCTCGAAATTGTCATTGTCATCAGACACATCCGTGGTAGGATTGCCGTTCGGGTCCGTACCCGTAGCCGTGGCCTGGTTCGTAACACCACCGGCATCTATGTCCGCCTGTGTTATCACATAAGAAGCTGTGAACGTCGTAGCGTCACTCGCACCTACCGCCAAGGTTGCCAATGGGCCACCCACCACTGTGACCAGTGGGTCCGTGACTGTGACGTTGGTCAGGGTTACGTTGCCCGTGTTCGTCACCGTGAACGCGTAGGTGATCGTCTCACCTACTTGCGCAAGGCCGTCGCCACTCTCATCCTGGAATGTGCCGCTCTTGATGATTGCAATTGAAGGGTTGATCGGCAGCGGGGTCACCGTTGGATCGTCCTCGAAATTATCATTGTCATCGGAGATGTCCGTGGTAGGATTACCGTCAGGGTCGGTACCCGTAGCCGTAGCCTGGTTCGTAACACCACCGGCATCTATGTCTGCTTGGGTTATCACATAAGAAGCGGTGAACGTCGTGTTATCACTCGCGCCTACCGCTAAGGTTGCCAGTGGGCCACCCATGACTGTGACCAGTGGGTCGGTTACCGTGATGTTGGTCAGGGTTACGTTGCCCGTATTCGTCACCGTGAACGCGTAGGTGATCGTCTCCCCTACTTGTGCAAAACCGTCGCCACTCTCATCCTGGAATGTGCCGCTCTTGATGATCGCAATCGCTGGGTTCTGGGGGAGAGACGTCACGGTCGGATCATCTTCCAAGTTGTCATTGTCATCTGACACATCCGTGGTAGGATTACCGTCAGGGTCCGTACCCGTAGCCGTAGCCTGGTTCGTAACACTACCAGCATCTATGTCCGCTTGGGTAATCACATAAGAAGCTGTGAACGTCGTGTTATCACTCGCACCTACCGCTAAGCTCGCCAGTGGGCCACCCATCACGGTTACCAGTGGGTCAGTGACCGTGACGTTGGTCAAGGTCACGTTGCCCGTGTTCGTCACGGTGAACGCATAGGTGATCGTCTCGCCTACTTGTGCGAAGCCATCACCACTCTCATCCTGGAACGTGCCGCTCTTGATGATTGCTATTGATGGGCTCTGAGGGAGAGACGTCACGGTCGGATCATCTTCCAAGTTGTCATTGTCGTCAGACACATCCGTGGTAGGATTGCCGTTCGGGTCCGTACCCGTGGCCGTAGCCTGGTTCGTAACACTACCGGCATCTATGTCCGCCTGTGTTATCACATAAGAAGCTGTGAACGTCGTGTTATCACTCGCACCTACCGCTAAGCTCGCCAATGGGCCACCCATCACGGTTACCAGTGGGTCAGTGACCGTGACGTTGGTCAGGGTCACGTTGCCCGTGTTCGTCACCGTGAACGCGTAGGTAATCGTCTCCCCTACTTGCGCAAAACCATCACCACTCTCATCCTGGAATGTGCCGCTCTTGATGATTGCAATTGAAGGGTTGATCGGCAGCGGGGTAACCGTTGGATCGTCCTCGAAGTTATCATCGTCATCAGACACATCCGTGGTAGGATTACCGTCAGGGTCCGTACCTGTAGCCGTAGCTTGGTTCGTAACACCGCCGGCATCTATGTCCGCCTGTGTTATCACATAAGAAGCGGTGAACGTCGTGTTATCACTCGCACCTACCGCTAAGCTCGCCAGTGGGCCACCCACCACTGTGACCAGTGGGTCGGTTACCGTGATGTTGGTCAAGGTTACGTTGCCTGTGTTCGTCACCGTGAACGCGTAAGTGATCGTCTCGCCTACTTGTGCAAAGCCGTCGCCATTCGTATCCTGGAACGTGCCGCTCTTGATGATCGCAATTGCTGGGTTCTGGGGGAGAGACGTCACGGTCGGATCATCTTCCAAGTTGTCATTGTCATCAGACACATCCGTGGTAGGATTGCCATTCGGATCCGTACCTGTAGCCGTAGCCTGGTTCGTAACACCACCAGCATCTATGTCCGCTTGCGTCAATACGTAAGAAGCTGTGAACGTCGTTACGTCACTCGCGCCAACTGCTAGAGTTGCCAGTGGGCCACCCATCACGGTTACCAGCGGGTCCGTGACCGTGACGTTGGTCAGGGTTACGTTGCCCGTGTTCGTCACCGTGAACGCATAGGTAATCGTCTCGCCTACTTGTGCAAAACCGTCGCCATTCGTATCCTGGAACGTGCCGCTCTTGATGATCGCAATTGCTGGGCTCTGAGGGAGAGACGTCACGGTCGGATCATCTTCCAAGTTGTCATTGTCGTCAGACACATCCGTGGTAGGATTGCCGTTCGGGTCCGTACCCGTGGCCGTAGCCTGGTTCGTAACACTACCGGCATCTATGTCCGCTTGGGTAATCACGTAGCTCGCGGTGAACGTCGTGTTGTCACTCGCACCTACCGCTAAGCTCGCCAGTGGGCCACCCATCACGGTTACCAGTGGGTCCGTGACCGTGACGTTGGTCAAGGTGACGTTGCCCGTGTTCGTCACCGTGAACGCGTAGGTGATTGTCTCGCCTACTTGTGCAAAACCGTCGCCGCTCTCATCCTGGAATGTGCCGCTCTTGATGATCGCTATTGCGGGGCTCTGAGGGAGAGACGTCACGGTCGGATCGTCTTCCAAATTGTCATTGTCATCTGACAAATCTGTTACTGGATCACCGTTGGGGTCCGTACCCGTAGCCGTAGCCTGGTTCGTAACACCACCGGCATCTATGTCCGCTTGAGTAATCACGTAGCTCGCGGTGAACGTCGTGTTGTCACTCGCACCTACCGCTAAGCTCGCCAGTGGGCCACCCATCACGGTTACCAGTGGGTCCGTGACCGTGACGTTGGTCAAGGTCACGTTGCCCGTATTTGTCACCGTGAACGCGTAGGTAATCGTCTCGCCTACTTGTGCGAAGCCATCACCGCTCTCATCTTGGAACGTACCGCTCTTGATGATCGCAATTGCTGGGTTCTGGGGGAGAGACGTCACGGTCGGATCGTCTTCCAAGTTGTCATTGTCGTCAGACACATCCGTGGTAGGATTGCCGTTCGGATCCGTACCTGTAGCCGTAGCCTGGTTCGTAACACCACCTGCTTCTATGTCCGCTTGGGTAATCACATAAGAAGCTGTGAACGTCGTGTTATCACTCGCACCTACCGCTAAGCTCGCCAGTGGGCCACCCATAACTGTGACCAGTGGGTCCGTGACCGTGACGTTGGTCAAGGTTACGTTGCCCGTGTTCGTCACCGTGAACGCGTAGGTGATTGTCTCGCCTACTTGTGCAAAACCGTCGCCGCTCTCATCCTGGAATGTGCCGCTCTTGATGATTGCTATTGCGGGGCTCTGAGGGAGAGACGTCACGGTCGGATCGTCTTCCAAATTGTCATTGTCATCTGACAAATCTGTTACTGGATCACCGTTGGGGTCGGTACCCGTAGCCGTAGCCTGGTTCGTAACACCACCAGCATCTATATCCGCCTGTGTTATCACATAAGAAGCTGTGAATGTCATGTTGTCACTCGCACCTACAGCTAAGCTCGCCAGTGGGCCACCCATCACGGTTACCAGTGGGTCCGTAACCGTGACGTTGGTCAAGGTTACGTTGCCCGTGTTCGTCACTGTGAACGCGTAGGTAATCGTCTCGCCTGCTTGTGCAAAACCGTCGCCATTCGTATCCTGGAACGTGCCGCTCTTGATGATTGCAATCGCTAGGTTGATCGGCAGCGGCGTCACCGTTGGATCGTCCTCGAAATTATCATTGTCATCGGAGATGTCCGTGGTAGGATTACCGTCAGGGTCGGTACCCGTAGCCGTAGCCTGGTTCGTAACACCACCGGCATCTATGTCCGCTTGGGTAATCACATAAGAAGCTGTGAACGTCGTGTTATCGCTCGCGCCTACCGCTAAACTCGCCAGTGGGCCACCCATCACCGTTACCAGTGGGTCCGTGACCATAACGTTGGTCAAGGTCACGTTGCCCGTATTTGTCACCGTGAACGCATAGGTAATCGTCTCGCCTACTTGTGCGAAGCCATCACCGCTCTCATCTTGGAACGTACCGCTCTTGATGATCGCAATTGCTGGGTTCTGGGGGAGAGACGTCACGGTCGGATCGTCTTCCAAGTTGTCATTGTCGTCAGACACATCCGTGGTAGGATTGCCGTTCGGGTCCGTACCTGTAGCCGTAGCCTGGTTCGTAACACCACCTGCTTCTATGTCCGCTTGGGTAATCACATAAGAAGCAGTGAACGTCGTGTTATCACTCGCACCTACAGCTAAGCTCGCCAATGGGCCGCCACTCACTGTGACCAGCGGGTCCGTGACCGTGACGTTGGTCAGGGTGACGTTGCCCGTGTTCGTCACCGTGAACGCGTAGGTGATCGTCTCGCCTACCTGTGCGAAGCCATCACCACTCTCATCCTGGAACGTGCCGCTCTTGATGATTGCTATTGCGGGGCTCTGAGGGAGAGACGTTACGGTCGGATCGTCTTCCAAGTTATCATTGTCGTCAGACAAATCTGTTACTGGATCACCGTTGGGGTCGGTACCCGTAGCCGTAGCCTGGTTCGTAACACCACCAGCATCTATATCCGCCTGTGTTATCACATAAGAAGCTGTGAACGTCATGTTGTCACTCGCACCTACAGCTAAGCTTGCCAGTGGGCCACCCATCACCGTGACCAGTGGATCCGTGACCGTCACATTGGTTAGCAGTGAATTACCTGTGTTGGTTACTGTAAAGGCATAGGTGATTGTCTCCCCTACTTGGGCAAAGCCATCACCGCTCTCATCCTGGAACGTGCCGCTCTTGATGATCGCGATCTCTGCGGTTAATAGCATACAAGGTAAAGAGAAAGAAGCAGGATTATTTCCTGCATAAATATCCATAGAAGGTGCGTCATCTACACTAATCGACATTTGGTTATTGAAATTCGCACCAAAAACTGCAAAAACCCCTTGTTGAATAGAACCATCATTGGTGAGCACTTCTACGTTGCCGCTCATACAGTCATTCGGTAATCTAAAAGAGAAAAGCTCAATTGGAGCTCCCGAAGTTGCGTTAGGAGATGGTGAGTTTTGCAAAACAACCTGATATACATCATAGCCGCCGAAGCCATTCGTTGTTCCCGCAAACATATCGTAAAGATCCTCCGTTAACAGCTGTGCAGTCCAGGAACCTGTAATATTGATAAAAGGTCCTGAACCAGGTAAAGGAGGAATAGCCGGATCGGTAACAGTACCCTCTGGCAAAATAAAGCTGAAAACAGCTGTAGAAATGGTTACGTTATTCGAAGTGAAATTCGGATAAGCAACCGCGGTAATATCCAAAGGATCATTTGGATCCTGGATAAAACCATAGGTAACTTCATTCTGTCCCCAAAGGGAGGAAAAGGAAAGCAACCAAAGAAATACGATACTGATCACATTATAGTGAAACTTCATAGTTAGTAATTTTAATCAAATGACGTGATAATAAAGAGGAGGAAATCAGAGGAATCCAATTATTCTCTCAATCCTTTTTAGGGAGTTAATTCTTGTGCTAGCTGTTCAAGAATGATGAAGGTCTGTATCTTAAAGAAGTTAGCAGGATGCCCGTCGACATTATTGAAGATGGGATCCACATCATTTCTTTGTCCCGCATAAATGGTATCACCATCCAGATTAACATCGGTTAGATTATACCCTGGAAGGATGTAAGTTTGAATCTTGAAAAAGTTGCCAGGAGCACTGTCAATCTGGTTAAAGATCGGGTCCTTGTCATTCAACTGCCCCGCGAAAACTACGCGATCATCACTCAGTGTATTCCCTGACCAAAGGGCATATTGTCCATTGACAACTATCTGTTCTCGATTATCGAAACTTGGTTGATTATTCCACAAATCCAGATTCGTATCCATAAAGTTTACTTCGACACCTGAGGAAGTAAGCGTTATTGCATTGGCAGTCATCGTCCCTAAGTGATTGCGATGGCGGACTGCTACATGGTAGTCACCCGGCGTAGATTGTGTAAAGCATAAGCTACTTACTCCATCTACATCGACGACATCACCGTCTTTCTGTAAAAGACCGGCGCGCGTTTCTACCACCATAACCGGATTGCTGGACGAGCGAAGCTCGACAAATACCCAGTCAACGATGGAATTATCGCCTAAGTCCGCAAAGACTGTCCCGGGGTCAGCTACCGTTTCGCCTCCGCCGGCTCCTACGTGGGTAAACGCCGCCAACGCAGTGTAGGGCTCAGTGCTAGGGAGCATGCCGCGTGCACGCAGGTCGTCCCGCATCAAACCATCCGTAGAACCCAATAATGCACCATGTAGCTGAACTTTGACCTCTAGCTTAACTAAAGGAGGTGACAGTAAGGTTACCGTAGGATCATCCTCCAGTGGATCATTGTCATCTGACACATCAGTTACCGGATCTCCGTTAGGGTTCG is a window from the Lewinella sp. LCG006 genome containing:
- a CDS encoding T9SS type A sorting domain-containing protein, which encodes MKYLKQKYLLFLLLCLSQGLVTGLFAQSIRYGFVQDTENPLRITAVAIPNFSSDNVTMVTAVFSFSIPSEVAITPSIEVVPAAGAFVDHNGSWSAQKLTPQVFNSVGLNGQALQGNDVYQVVLRSSPEFNNIVEGEGIPLFSFTLVDDCYEGNIEVLTNDGLIRGVVLQNLGANFNNQMSVSIADEPAVDIYDEKDPFSAQIACPLLLVSTNEYQAIAPKLRVQPNPATTSTTVVITSNISAEGELILYDVRQREVLRQKTHFIPGINTLELDLSQLPAGSYLLTSKAEDLLLKAKLVKIDN
- a CDS encoding beta strand repeat-containing protein, translating into MKFHYNVISIVFLWLLSFSSLWGQNEVTYGFIQDPNDPLDITAVAYPNFTSNNVTISTAVFSFILPEGTVTDPAIPPLPGSGPFINITGSWTAQLLTEDLYDMFAGTTNGFGGYDVYQVVLQNSPSPNATSGAPIELFSFRLPNDCMSGNVEVLTNDGSIQQGVFAVFGANFNNQMSISVDDAPSMDIYAGNNPASFSLPCMLLTAEIAIIKSGTFQDESGDGFAQVGETITYAFTVTNTGNSLLTNVTVTDPLVTVMGGPLASLAVGASDNMTFTASYVITQADIDAGGVTNQATATGTDPNGDPVTDLSDDNDNLEDDPTVTSLPQSPAIAIIKSGTFQDESGDGFAQVGETITYAFTVTNTGNVTLTNVTVTDPLVTVSGGPLASLAVGASDNTTFTASYVITQADIEAGGVTNQATATGTDPNGNPTTDVSDDNDNLEDDPTVTSLPQNPAIAIIKSGTFQDESGDGFAQVGETITYAFTVTNTGNVTLTNVMVTDPLVTVMGGPLASLAVGASDNTTFTASYVITQADIDAGGVTNQATATGTDPDGNPTTDISDDNDNFEDDPTVTPLPINLAIAIIKSGTFQDTNGDGFAQAGETITYAFTVTNTGNVTLTNVTVTDPLVTVMGGPLASLAVGASDNMTFTASYVITQADIDAGGVTNQATATGTDPNGDPVTDLSDDNDNLEDDPTVTSLPQSPAIAIIKSGTFQDESGDGFAQVGETITYAFTVTNTGNVTLTNVTVTDPLVTVMGGPLASLAVGASDNTTFTASYVITQADIEAGGVTNQATATGTDPNGNPTTDVSDDNDNLEDDPTVTSLPQNPAIAIIKSGTFQDESGDGFAQVGETITYAFTVTNTGNVTLTNVTVTDPLVTVMGGPLASLAVGASDNTTFTASYVITQADIDAGGVTNQATATGTDPNGDPVTDLSDDNDNLEDDPTVTSLPQSPAIAIIKSGTFQDESGDGFAQVGETITYAFTVTNTGNVTLTNVTVTDPLVTVMGGPLASLAVGASDNTTFTASYVITQADIDAGSVTNQATATGTDPNGNPTTDVSDDNDNLEDDPTVTSLPQSPAIAIIKSGTFQDTNGDGFAQVGETITYAFTVTNTGNVTLTNVTVTDPLVTVMGGPLATLAVGASDVTTFTASYVLTQADIDAGGVTNQATATGTDPNGNPTTDVSDDNDNLEDDPTVTSLPQNPAIAIIKSGTFQDTNGDGFAQVGETITYAFTVTNTGNVTLTNITVTDPLVTVVGGPLASLAVGASDNTTFTASYVITQADIDAGGVTNQATATGTDPDGNPTTDVSDDDDNFEDDPTVTPLPINPSIAIIKSGTFQDESGDGFAQVGETITYAFTVTNTGNVTLTNVTVTDPLVTVMGGPLASLAVGASDNTTFTASYVITQADIDAGSVTNQATATGTDPNGNPTTDVSDDNDNLEDDPTVTSLPQSPSIAIIKSGTFQDESGDGFAQVGETITYAFTVTNTGNVTLTNVTVTDPLVTVMGGPLASLAVGASDNTTFTASYVITQADIDAGSVTNQATATGTDPDGNPTTDVSDDNDNLEDDPTVTSLPQNPAIAIIKSGTFQDESGDGFAQVGETITYAFTVTNTGNVTLTNITVTDPLVTVMGGPLATLAVGASDNTTFTASYVITQADIDAGGVTNQATATGTDPDGNPTTDISDDNDNFEDDPTVTPLPINPSIAIIKSGTFQDESGDGLAQVGETITYAFTVTNTGNVTLTNVTVTDPLVTVVGGPLATLAVGASDATTFTASYVITQADIDAGGVTNQATATGTDPNGNPTTDVSDDNDNFEDDPTVTPLPINPAIAIIKSGTFQDESGDGFAQVGETITYAFTVTNTGNVTLTNVTVTDPLVTVMGGPLATLAVGASDNTTFTASYVITQADIDAGGVTNQALATGTDPNGDPVTDLSDDNDNFEDDPTVTILIPEPLVKLLPRVMLQGALLGSPDNLMRDDLRQDGVIPTTEPYTALGFTHVNGGGETISNPGVVFADYGANSIVDWVFVELRSAVDPTEVVDTRSGLVQRDGDIVEVDGVSPLCFTQSSLGSYYVAVRHRNHLGTMSADPIAMSPTATVVDFVNLATELWENTPAFDGLEQITVNGQYALWAGNTNANRSVIYAGQANDKDPIFNEIDQATANFLRLQTFILPGYNLGDVNLSGETIFAGQNNDVDPIFNNVDGHPRNFIRLQTFVIPEQLPQ